The Sorangiineae bacterium MSr11954 DNA segment GGCACGTCGTTTCGAGCGGCCCACGCGCGCCACTTGGGGATGGCTTCCTGCTTGGCAAGCACGTAAATGTGCTTTCTTTCCGCGGCGATCTCCTTGACCCCGAGCTTCTCCGATTGCCCCTTGGCCGCCAGCACGGCGAAGACGGCGCCGCCCAGCACAGCGAGCGCGCCGAGGCCAATGGCGATCGGCTTGAAGGCCCCCTTCTTGAAGTTTCCTTCTTCGACGTCGAAGTCATTGCCTTGCATCGCCCCGAGACGATATCAGAGCGCAGGTTCCGAGGATCCCCTTAAGAATGAATACCGTCATCGTTGCTGCTGCAATTTTGATCGAAGACGGCCGCGTCCTTCTCACGCAGCGCAAGGCGGGCGGGCACCTCGCCGGCGCCTGGGAATTTCCCGGCGGAAAGGTCGAGCTGGGGGAGGACCCGAAGGAAGCGCTCGCGCGCGAGCTCCACGAAGAAGTGGGTATCTTCGTGCGCGTCGGTGAGATTGTAGACGTGACGTTCCACCGCTACGATGACGCGAACAAAGCAGTGTTGCTGCTCTTTTACGAAGTGGAGCGCACCGCCCCCTCGCCCGCCCCCCAGGCCATCGACGTGGCCGCGCTGAAGTGGGGCGACGAGGGCGACCTCGATCCCGCGCAGTTTCCGCCGGCGGACGTGGCCATCTTGTCCAAGGTGCGGCGAAGGCTCGGCGCGAAGGGTTAGCGGCGAACCAGCATATCGCGCGTGACGGCGTCGATGGCGGGGCAGCCTGCGAGGGTCATGGCGTGCACCAGCTCCGAGCGGAGAATATCGAGCACGCGGGCGACCCCTGCTTCCCCGAAAGCGGTGAGCCCCCAGACGATGGGGCGCCCCACGAGGACCGCGCGCGCGCCGAGGGCGAGCGCCTTGAAGACGTCGGTGCCCCAGCGCACGCCGCCGTCGAGGAGCACGTCGACGCCGGCTTGCGCGCCGAGGGCTTCGACCACGGACGGGAGCGCGTCGAGGGTGGCCACGGCAGAGTCGAGCTGACGGCCGCCGTGGTTCGAGACGATGATGCCGGCGACGCCGGAGTCCCGCGCGCGAAGCGCATCGTCGGCGCGCACGATCCCCTTGAGGACGAGCGGCATCCGCGTCCACGCGCGGATCGACGCGAGGTCGTGCCAGGTGAACGACGCATCATGCCGCGCCGCAATTTGTGCGTGGCGGAACGCGGGGTCTTTTGCCTCGATGCCGTCGCCCGGGGCAAACAGGTTGGCCATGTGCATGCCGTCGGGGAGCCCGAACGCATTGCGCACGTCCCGAAGCCGTCGCCCGAGCACCGGCGTATCTACCGTAACGACCAGCGCGCCATATCCGCTCGCCTCCGCGCGCTCCACCAGCGACCGGGTCAAGCCGCGATCTTTGTGCACGTAAAGCTGAAACCACCGCGACGCGCCTCCGACCGATGCGCCCCCCGCAGACGCGCCTGCGGCATCGTACGTGGCGGCAATGTCCTCGAGCGACGTCGTCGCCAAGGTCGACGCGACATAGAGCGTCCCGCTGCCCCCCGCAGCGCGAGCGGTCGCCCGCTCCCCCTCGGGGTGCGCCAGGCGATGGTAGGCGGTCGGGGCGATGAGGATCGGCGAGGCGAGCTCCTGACCGAGCACGCGAACGCGCGTATCGACGCGGCTCACGTCCACGAGCACGCGGTAGGCAATCGCCCATTTCCGGAAGGCGCCGCGGTTCGCGCGACGCGTGTATTCTGCATCCGATCCCGAGCGAAAGTAGTCGACCGTGCTCTTTGGAAGCATCGTGCGCGCCAGGCGTTCGACATCGCGGACCGTAAGAAGCGACGACACCTCGAGCGTGGGCTCCGTCATACCCCTAGCGTACACCTGCGATCGTCGTTATGGAGTCTCCCATGTCCAGCGAAGGCTTGCACGAGGCGGAAGAACGGCTGTCCGAGCAGACCAAGAACATGCACCGGGCGATTGTCTCGCTCATGGAGGAGCTCGAGGCGGTCGATTGGTACCAACAACGCGCGGAGGGAGCGACGGATGATGCCCTGCGCGCGGTGATCGAGCACAACCGCGATGAAGAAATCGAGCACGCATCGATGACGCTCGAGTGGATCCGTCGAAACAACCCACGCTTCGACGAAAACCTCCGCACCTACCTGTTCACGAGCGATCCCATCACCGAAATCGAGGAGGTGGAGATGGCTGCCGAGGCGCAGGGCGAGGGCGGCGCGAGCGAAGGAGCACCACGAGCAGCAAACAAGGGGGGCGAAACCACGAACCGGCCCAAGGCTGCATCATCCCGAGCGGCGGACGGCTCGCTTGCCATCGGCAGCTTGAAGGAGACCCCATGAACCTGCTCAAACGAGAGCTGGCCCCCATCCTCCCCGAAGCGTGGGAGCACATCGACGAAGAAGCCACCCGCGTGCTCAAGCTGAACCTCGCCGGGCGCAAGCTCGTCGACTTCAAGGGCCCCCACGGGTGGAAGTTCGCGGCCGTCAACACGGGCCGGCTGGAGTTCCTCAAGGAGTCCCCCGTGGCCGACGTGGCGGCCGGCGTGCGCTCGGTGCAGCCGCTCATCGAGATTCGCACCCCGCTCCACCTCGATCTGCTGGACCTCGACTCGGTCGCGCGCGGCGCGGACGACCCCGATTTGTCCGAGGTGGTTCGCGCCTCCGAGCGCATCGCGCGCGCCGAGGACAGCGCCATCTTCAACGGCTACAAAGCGGGGCAAATCGACGGCATCATCGACACCAGCCCGCACCCGCCCATCGACGTGCGCGCCGTGGAGTCGTGGCCGCAGAGCATCGTGCAAGCCAAGGAAGTCTTGCGCGCGGCCGGCATCTCGGGCCCGTACGCCATCGCGCTCGGCAAGCAAGCCTACGACGAGCTCTCGGCCGGAAGCGAAGATGGATACCCGCTGCGCAAGCGCATCGAGCGATCCCTCATCGAGGGTCCCTTCGTCTGGGCCCCCGCCATCCAAGGCGCGGTCTTGCTCTCGATCCGCGGCGGCGACTACGAGCTCACCGTGGGCCAAGATCTCTCCATCGGGTACGCGTACCACGACAAGCACTCCGTGGAGCTCTACATCACGGAGTCCTTCACCTTCCGCGTGCTCGAACCCGCCGCGGCGGTGGTGCTCAAGCGCGTTTGAGAGGCGGAGGGATCGCGCGTTCGAGCGCTCGAGCGTCACGCCCGAGCGCTCGAACATGCGAGCCTTCGCGTATTCGCGTTTACGACGACGCGAAGATCGACTGCGCGATGTCGTCGGCGGTGATCTTCGCGAGCACGATCCCGCTGCGGTAGTGGCCGGTCGCCCAAAAGAGGCCCGGGATGCTGGAGCGCCCCACCAGCGGGCGCTCCGCGTGGGGCCGAAAGCCCATCCACGTCGAGGAGAGCGACGCTTCGGCGAGCGAAGGGATCGTGCGGATGGTGCCATCGAGGATATCGCGCACCGCGCCGGCGGTGATCTCGCGGCGGTAGCCCACGAACTCCACGGTGGAGCCGCAGTACACGCGGCCATCGCCGCGGGGGATCGCATAGGCCGGCCCGCGAACGATGGGCGTGGCGAGCCGCGGAGGGCGCTCCTCGAGCTGCACCACTTGACCGCGCGCAGGGCGCACCGGCGCGAGCTCCTTCTCGATGCCGGGGAGCAAGGACGACCAGCTCCCCGCGGCCAGCACCGTCGCATCGGCCTGCACGACATTCGATTGCCCCGCGGCCGGCGGCGCCGCGAGCGCCACACCGGTGCAGCGTCCGCCCTCGAGCAGCATGCGTTCGACCACCGCACCGCTGCGCAAGCTGACATTGCGCTTCTTCGCTAAAGAGGCCACGAGCGCCCGCAGGAGCGCAGGCGGATCGACCTGCGAATCATCGGGAAAATACGCGCACGCTCCGACGTCGGCGGAGAGCTCCGGCTCGATGGATCGCGCCTGCACACCGTCGATCAGCTCGGCGCGCTGCCCCCGCGCGCGCTGCAGCGCCACGATGCGGGTGAGCCTCTCGCGCTCGACCGGGTCGCCCGTCATCACGATGAGGATGCCCGACACGCGGTAGCCCACGTCGATGCCGGTCTCGCCGCGGAGCTCCTCGATCCAGGGCCCGTACGCATCGCGCGCGCGCACGAGCCGCTCGATCTGCTCCGGATCGTCCTCGTCGATCTCGGCGCCTGCGCCCAGCATGCCCGCCGCCGCGCTCGAAGCCTCGGAGCCGGGGACGGCTCGCTCGAGAAGCACGACCTCGGCCCCGCGCTTCGCCAACTCGAGCGCGGTCGCGCACCCAATGACCCCCGCACCAATCACCGCCACACGCATGCCCGAGCCTTAGCACCAAAAAATGCAGCGTGTCTGTCTCTTCCAAGCCGCCCATGCTGCAACGCGGAGCGCCCTAGCGTACTCGTCGAGTCAGGCGCACAAACGTCACCACGTTCCACACGGCGAACCCCATGAAGAGCGCCATCAAGGCGAGCGACCATCGCGCCCGGCCCGGCGTCTCGCCATCGACCAAGAGCCACGAGCTCTCCGGCGCGCTCGCCCCGCCCTCGTTGATGCGCGCATGAAGTCCGCGATGACGGGGTCCCGTGGCATCGAAGCGCACCAGGCGACCCGTAAAGGTGCTCGGCGGAACGAAGCGCGCGCTCTCCTGCCCCGACGGAACGCGAATCTCGACCCACAGATCCGAGCGCCCCGCCACCGGCGCCAGCCGGTACGAGTCGGACTCGAAGGGGCGCTCGTAGCGGATCGCGCCGCTCGCGCCCAGCATACCGCGCGCGGTGGTGAAGCGATTTTGACCTACATCGCCCGGGCGCAAGGTGAGCAGCTCGCCCGCGTCGAAGGGCTCGGGCTGCGCAAACGCATACGCCGCGTCGCGGGCCAAGGAGAACACCATGGCGAGCGATGCCAGGGCCGTAAAAATCAAGAGCGCGAGGGTCCAGGTACGTTCGCGTCGCGGAGGCTCGGGGAGCTCCAAGAGCTCCGGATCGAGCTCCTCGCGGGCCGGGTCCCCGGGAAATGCCTGCGCATCTTGCGCGCGGTGGAGGTCTCTCATCGGACGCACATCCAGGTTGACATCTGCCGTGCGCGAACGTTCCGTAAATTTTCTCAACGGCGGCGTCGTAGGCAGGGTAGGCTTTTTGCCATGGCCAAGGCCGTCGCGTGCCCCAATTGCGGCTTTACCCAAAATCCCCCCAACGCCGTGCGTTGCGCCTCGTGTGGCGCCAAGATGGAAAGCTTGGGCCGAGCCGGCCGCTCGCGCGAAGAGGACCTCGAGCGGCGCTACCAACAGGAAGGGCTGAGCATCCGCTGGATGTTCATCGCCCTGGCCGTTCAGGTCGTTCTTACGGCCGCGCTCGTCTTCGGGCTGCCGGTCATCATCAGCGCGCTCGATTTCGAAGGGGGCAACGGGATGATCGTGTGCATCCCCGTGTGGTTCCTCGGGGGCCTGCTCATCGGCATGATCTCGCCGGGCCGCACCTTCATCGAGCCCGTGATCGCGAGCTTCATCGTGGCCATCCCGACCACGTTCGTGCTGGTGCAGAATCAAACCGTGCGCATGATCCCCACCTTTCTTTATGTGATCATGGCCTCCATCGGGGTCCTGTTCACATTGGTGGGAGCCTACATCGGCGAGCGCATTCAGCTCGGACCTCCACCGAAGACTGCGGAATAACGAAGAACACGAAACTGAGGAAAGAAGCGGCGAGCCTACGGCGCCGTTTGCCCATCCCTTCATGAAGTTCGATGTCATCATCGCGGGCGGTGGCCCCGGGGGCTCCATTTGCGCCGCAGCGCTCGCGCAAAAAGGCCGGCGCGTGCTCGTGCTCGAGAAGGCGCGCTTTCCGCGTTTTCACCTGGGTGAGTCGCTGCTGCCGCAGTCGATGCCCATTCTGGACGCGCTGGGGCTCATGCCCGAGCTGCACCGCCGCTTCCTCGTCAAACGCGGCGCCAACTTCCACGAGCACGGCACCGGCAAATCGGCGCGCTACGACTTCGCCGAGGCGTTCGACCGAAGCACCACCTATGCGTTCGAGGTGCCGCGCGACGAGTTCGACGAGGTGCTGCTCCGCCGCGCCGAGTCCCTGGGGGCCGAGATCCGCGAGGGTTGGACGGTGACCCGCATCGTGTTCGACGGCGGGCGCGCGGTCGGCGTGGAGGCCAAAACCCCCGAGGGCGCCACGCAAATGCTCCCCGCGCACTTCGTGGTGGACGCCACCGGCCGCGACGCGCTCCACGCCCACACCACGCGCACCACCGTCAAAGTTCCGCGCCTCGACAAGACCGCGCTGTTCTCCCATTTCCGCGGCGCGTACCGCGACACGGGCGATCGCGAGGGCGACATTCAAATCGTGATTTTCCCGGCCGGGTGGTTCTGGGTCATCCCCTTCAAAGACGGACGCACCAGCGTGGGCGCCGTCGTCTCCAGCGCCTGGATGAAGACGCGCGCCCCCGGCGAGAGCGTCGACGCGCTCTACCGTCGGGCGATCCAAAGCTCCGACGTGGCCACCCGCATGCTCCAAGGCGCCGAGCAGCTCTTCCCCGCGGAGGCCACCGCCGATTTCAGCTTCCGCGTGCAAAACCTGGTGGGCCCCGGGTGGCTCACCATCGGCGACGCAGGCGGATTCATCGATCCCCTCTTCTCGACGGGCGCGCACCTGGCCATGTACGGCGGCTTCCACGCGGGCGACGCCATCCACCAAGCGCTCACCGACGGAGACGTGGCCCCCGCCCGCTTCGCCCCCTGGGAGCAACTCATCCGGCGCGGCGCCGAAATGTTCCTCGGCAGCGTGCAAGCTTTCTACGACGGCACCCTCACCGAGTACCTCTTCGCGGACAAGCCGCACCCCTTCATGAAGCGCTCGATCACCTCCATGCTCGTGGGCGACGTCTTCAACGGCGACGCCCGCTGGACCCGCGAGATCCAGCAGCGCTTCCCAGCCGTGCTCGAATAGCGCGCACTAATTCCCAATCCAAATACCGCGCTGATTCGCCAAATACACCTCCTGCCGCAGGCGCGCCTCTTTGAGGTCGAGCCCCTTGCCGCGCTCTCCGCGGCGGCGCCGGTTCTTGATGAACGCGAGCTCCACCAGGGCGAGCTGCTTGTGCCGGCGCTGGCGGAAGGCGGACCAGCCCATGGAAAAGAGGATGGCCCAGTTGCGCCAGCCTAGGGTCACGTAGGTGCTGATCAAGGCGAGCTCGCTCGGGTGAATGAGGCCGCCCAGCTCACCGGTGAGCTCGCGGATGACGATGGCGCGATCGCGGACCACCAGGGCTCCGAGGAGGACGAAGAAGAGCATCACGATGACCCAGGTGCACAGGATCATCAGCACGGCGCCTTCACCGCCGAAGAAGGTGGGCAGGCCGTTGTGAAAGGCGTGCATGCCGACGGCCGCGATGTAGCCGCCGATGGGGGCCACGATCTTGACGAAGAGGTTGCGGGATTCGGCGGCGATGCCGAAACCGAGGCCGGTGCACGCGGTGAAGGTGCAGTGTGAGAGCCCCAAAAGCACGGTGCGGACGAAGAAGAGGCCCACGAATCCGCCCAACCCCGACTCGGCGAATTGGCCGGCGACATAGAGAATGTCCTCGGTCAATGTGAAGCCGAGGCCGATGATGCCGCCGTAAATGGCGCCGTCGAGCGGGCCGTCGAACTCGCGGAGGCCGAGCGCGCTGATGCCTGCGACCAGCGCGACGCCGATGCCCTTGAACCCCTCTTCGAACACGGGGGCGAGCACGGTGGCGCCGAAGGCCTGGATGCCGGGATCGTCTTGAGCCGCACCGGTCATGTTGCTCGCGAGCGCTTCGCCAACACCGCTGGAAATACCGCCGCCCAAGGTGGCAAAGATGGCGCCCCAGAGAAAGGCGCCGATGAGCAGCCACCAGGGCTCCGGCTCGAATCGATCGCACCAGCGAACGAGCAGCGCGTAAAGCACGACCAACGGGGTGACGAAGCAAAGTCCGAGAATGACTCCGACGAAGAACATGCCGCCCCTACGCTAACACGCTCGGCCATACCTCTTGGTAGGTACGGTGTCGCCGCCGCCGCCGGCCCGCCCTCGCCCTTCCCGTGCCTCGACGGCGCGCGCGTCAACGCGCGCGAAAAAGGAATCGGGCAACGAGGTGAGTCGTTGCCCGATCGGCAGTGACGTAAGCAAAGGAAGAGTGGCGGTAACGACGATTGCGAAGATCGATTCGGCGCGCACACCGACCCATCGGCCGGGGAAGGCTCGCCTCCGCGCGCACGCGGGTTGGGATCGATCGCACGGCACCCTCGGCGAAGTTCGCCGTCCACCCTTCCTACGAAGATGAGCGACAGAACCTTTAACGCCGCGGCGTTTTTTTTAAACGACGGCCATCCACACGAAGCGCGCAACACCTTGCGCCGATGCGGCTTTGCCGAACGCTCGGATATGTTCGTCCCCGACATATGGAGCGCGCACGCGCCTCTCCCATCGGATCACGCGCATCGGGACACGCGCCGCTCCACCGAAGCTCGTTTGCCTAGCCTTTGAGCACGCTTCGTTCGAGGTCGGCCGCGCGCATGGCTTGGTCGGCCGCGAGCTGCTCCTGTTTCTGCACGCGCCAGAGCAGGAAAAATGGCGGTCCCAAAAGGACGGCCGCCGGCAGGAGCGCGACGAGAGCCATCCCCATGGCAAACGCCAGCATCCCCCCAAATGCGATCAAGGTGACCACCAGAAACGCGATGAAGAGCGCTTTGGTGATCATGGGACCACGGTGGTCTGCGAGGGGAATAAGAGGAGATACGCCATGGCGACGGTGGCGAACAGCGCCACGAGAATCGCAACCATGGCGAAGATCAATGCGTGCGAGCGCTCTTTCCGAATCAAGTCGAGCGCCTCGGGGACTTCCCCGCCATACGAAAAAATGGGCGGCGGGGTATGCGGATGCGCGTGAGCCATGACTCGCCTCCTTGGCAATGCTTCTTGCCGTTGGCGAGACGAACAAAGAAGCATCTTTCGCACCCCCAGCCCGCAACCCTTTCGTCGAGGAATGCGCATGCTCAGTGAGGCAAGACGCACCGCCCACGCCCCACGTGTGACAAATGAGCGCGCCGCAAGCGCAGGATTCTGCCGCGCGCGCCATCCGTTTGGCGGAAAGCGCTCTGCGGCATCAGCGGACGCCGAACGCCTGGCGCCTCTTCGACCTACCCGTAGGCCGGCCCTTGCTTGCTCTTGGCGACCGCCGCGAGCGCGCGCATCACTTCCACCACGAGCCGCTCGGGCGACGAGCGACCGATGGCCGCGGACAGACCGAGCAATGTGGCGCGGGCGCGCGCGCCCGAAGCGCGATCGCTGTCATCCACCACGGCCAGCACGGGCACCGGCGTATCCTCGAGCTTTGCGCAGAACTCGCCGAACGACGCGTCCTCCTCGTGCTCCACGATGTTCATATCGAGAAGAACGAGCGACGGCGACGATTCGCGTACGTGATCGACGGCATCGACGAGATCGGTGGCACCGACGGTCGTAAAGCCTGCGCCATCGAGCACGCTCTTGACCACTTTGCATCGCGCTTCGTCGCAATCGACATACAGGACGAGCGGTGCCTTCGGACGTGTTGCGGAGCGCTCCGTGCGAAACGAGGGCGGCGAACGGTCCATGAGCCGTCAAGCTTAGCGCGTCCTCGCAAAGCCTAAAGCGCAAGCATACATTTCGCGCCGTGCGGTTCAGCTACATTCGCGCCGCGAGCTGTCCACACGCGGCCGCCACATCGGATCCACCGCTGTAGCGCTTGTGCGTGAAAACGCCACGTTGTCGCATGGTCTCGCGAAATTGTTCCTCGCGGTCGAGCGACGTGCGCACAAAGGGATCGGCCTCGGTGTCGATTTGATTGTACGCGAGGATCGAGAGCCTCGGTCGCACCCCCGCGCGCTTGGCAAAGTCGAGCGCGCGATCGGCGAGGGCGTGCGCGTGCGCTTCGCCATCGTTGATGCCTTGGAGCAAGGTCATCGCCCACATGGGCGAGAGCCCGGTGGTCTGGGCGTGCTCGACGGCGGCATCGAGCACCGCGTCGAGTGAAAAGGTATCGTCGATGGGCATCAAATTGCGGCGCACCTCGGTGATCGCGCTGCCCAAGGAGAGCCCGAGCCGCACCTTCGGCAGCTCGCGCGCAAGACGGCGGATCCCGGAGGGGAGCCCCGAGGTGCACACGGTGATGGCACGCGCGTCGATGGCTTGCGCGCTGGGATCGCAGAGCACGCGAATCGCTTCGATGACGCGGTCGAGGTTGGCGAGCGGCTCGCCCATCCCTTGAAAAACCACGCCGTGCACGCGCTCGCCCGCGCGAAGCCCGCGCCGCACCCAGCGCACCTGCTCGACGATCTCCCAGATCTCCAGGTTGCGCCGCAATCCAAGGCGCCCCGTCGCGCAGAAGGCACACGCCAGCGCACAACCAATCTGCGAGCTGACGCACACGGAGAAACGCCCCGCGCGCTCCAGGGGAATGCGCACGGTCTCGAACAGCTCCCCGGGCCCGTCGTCGACCGCGCTCCCCGCGCGCCCGGTCTGCGCGGCGCGAAAGAGGAGCTTGCGAAAGGGATCGAGCTGGCTCGCTTCTTCGCGAACCAGGGTGAGCTCTGGCACATGGCCCCCGGCGCGGACCCGGTCGAGGCTGACCCGGCGGACCTCGGCGAGAGGCTCCCGGAGGTCCTTTTGACGATGCACCGCGCTGACGATTTTGCGGGCCTCCGCAAGCGAAATCGCAAACGCCTCGGCGAGCGCGACAGGGGTTGCTCCTTGGAGGGCCAACATGCCCGCTTCTATAGCTCGATCTCGGCAGCGGGAGCGAAGGATCCGGGCGACGGGAACGAGGCGGAACGAACCCGGAATGATTGGGGGTCCGAAAGGGGCGCGTGTGCTAGGTTTCGCCCGACTTCGAGCATGTTCGGACTGAGCTTCGGCGAGCTGGTGGTGTTGATCGTGGTGGCGGTCGTCGTGATCGGTCCACGCGATCTGCCCAAAATGCTGGGAAAGCTCGGGCGATTCGCCGGAAAAATGAGGCGGATGGCCGCGGACCTCCGGCATCAGAGCGGCATCGACGAGGTGCTGCGCGCCGAGGGCATCCAGGAGAACATTCAGGAGATTCGCAAGCTGGCGCGCGGTGAGCTGGACCAACTCACCGAGGCGGCGCGCATGCCCGAGAGGCCGTTCGGCCCCGATCCCGACCCCGCGGTGGCTGCCTCGAGCGCGGCAAGCACCTCTTCGAGCCTGTCGGGTTCCACGAACGCGGCCGGCGGATATGCACCCACACCTTACGGCGGGCACACGTCCTACGGTGGCGAAGACGACATCGACTACGTGGGCGCGCGCAATCGCGAGTACCCGCGCGAGGGAGCCGACTCCGGCAACGCCATGCCCGATACGGCGTTCATGTACACCGAACCCTTGCGACCGAGCCCGCTCGCGAGCGATCCGCTGTACATGACGGGCGATCCCCACGGCGTGATCCCCGCTCCTCCTCCGCCGCCGGTCGATCCTGCGTATCCCGAAGAGTCGACGGATCTGCAGGAGTCCCACGAGCCGGGAGAGGCTCGAGAGCCACATGAACCCGTCGAGGTTCGCGAGCCTCGCGATTTGGGCGCACCATGAGCGAAGCCGAAATCCGCGGACAGAACGAGACCATTCCGTCCGGCATCACGAACTCCACGAGCAGCTCGGGCGGCTCGAGCGAAGGCGATCCCCTCCCCGAGTCCGACGTCAAGATGACGATCTGGGAGCACCTGGGCGAGCTGCGCACGCGCGTGTTTCGCGCCGCCATCGGGCTGTTCGTGTGCACGGCGGCCTGCTGGGGGTTTCGCGAGAAGATCCTGGCGTGGCTGGTCAAGCCTTATGAAGCGCAGTGGATCGCGCGGAAGTTCCCGGGGGTCCCCGAGCTTCAGACCCTGGGGCCCGCCGATGTTTTCGTGGGCTACATGCAGCTCTCGCTGGTGGGCGGCGCCATCTTCTCGGCCCCGGTGATCTTTTATCAGCTTTGGGCGTTCATCAGCCCCGGGCTGTATTCGCGCGAGAAGCGCTTCATCGTCCCCTTCGTGGTCTTCTCGACGGGCCTGTTCCTGTCGGGGGTCTTCTTTGGGTACTACGTCGCGTTTCCATTTACGTTCAGCTACTTCTTTTCGCTGCTCGGCCAAGTCAGCGACGCCGGCATGGTGCTCACCCAGCGGCCCACGCTCGAGCTGTATCTCGACTTCGCGACGACCATGCTGCTCGCATTTGGGTTCGTCTTCGAGCTGCCGCTCTTCATCTCGTTTTTGGCCATCGCGGGCCTCGTTACACCGACGCAGCTCGTAAAATTCAGCCGCTGGGCGATTCTCCTCTCCTTTATCGTGGGGGGAGTCGTCACGCCGGGTCCTGAAATTTCGAGCCAGCTCGCCGTCAGCCTTGCGCTCATCGTTCTCTACTTCGTGTCCGTCGTCATCGCGTTCTTCGTAGCGCCCAAGAAGCGCCCGGACGACGACGACAGCAAGGCGGCGTCGACCTAACCCGCATCGAGGTCGCGCCATGACCACCGCCACTCCCCCTGTTTCGCGCCCCGTTTCGCGTGGGGCCTCGTTGCCGCTGGCGCCGCTGGTCCCGGGCGAGCCGGTGATCGGGCAGCTGCGCAACCTGCAAAGCCGGCGGCTGACCTTCTTTACGCAGACGATGCTCGCCTACCGCGACATCGCGCGATTCCGGGTGTTGAACCTGTCGGCGCACCTGGTGATCCACCCCGATGGGGTGCGCCATATGCTCCAAGAGAACGCGAAGAACTACACCAAGGAGACGCGCGGCTTTCGCCAGCTGCGGCTGGTGCTGGGCAACGGTCTCGTCACCAGCGACGGCGAGTTCTGGCTCCGCCAGCGGCGCATCGCGCAGCCCGCGTTTCACAAAACCAAGATCTCCGGCTTCGCCGATACCATGGTCCGCGCCGCCGTCGATCTCGCCGGCGTGTGGGAAGCGCAAGCCCGGCGCGGAGCGAGCCTGGACGTCGCCCAGGAGATGATGCGCGTCACCTTGCGCATCGCGGGCGAGACCTTGCTCAGCACCGACGTCACCGGAGACGCAAACTCCATTGGCGCGTCGCTCACGTCGCTCCTCGCCAACGCCAACCGGCGCATCACCGCGCCGCTCGATCTGCCGCTCCACTGGCCCACCCCAGCCAACGTGCGCTTCCGGCGCGAGCTCCGCGTCATCGACACCGTGGTGGGGCGCATCATCGCCGAGCGCCGCGCCTGTCCGGGCGAAAAGCCCGCCGATCTTCTCTCGATGCTCATGGATGCGCGCGACGAATCGGCCGCGCCCGGGAGCGAAGCGGGCATGACGAACGAGCAGCTGCGCGACGAGGTGATGACCATGTTCCTCGCCGGCCACGAGACGACGGCCAACGCATTGGCGTGGACGTTCTATTGCCTTTCGAAGCACCCCTCGGCGCAGAGGCAGCTCACCGAGGAGCTCGACCTGGTCTTGAACGGCCGCACGCCGGCCCTGGACGACGTGCCCAAGCTCGCGTTCACGCAGATGGTCATCAAAGAATCGATGCGCCTCTATCCCCCTGCTTGGGCCGCCTCCCGCCGCGCCATCGACGACGACGCCCTCTGCGGCTACCGCGTCCCCGCGGGCGACATCGTCTTCTTCAGCCCCTACGCCACGCACCGGCACCCCGATTTCTGGGAGAACCCCGAAGGCTTCGATCCCTTT contains these protein-coding regions:
- a CDS encoding cytochrome P450, with the translated sequence MTTATPPVSRPVSRGASLPLAPLVPGEPVIGQLRNLQSRRLTFFTQTMLAYRDIARFRVLNLSAHLVIHPDGVRHMLQENAKNYTKETRGFRQLRLVLGNGLVTSDGEFWLRQRRIAQPAFHKTKISGFADTMVRAAVDLAGVWEAQARRGASLDVAQEMMRVTLRIAGETLLSTDVTGDANSIGASLTSLLANANRRITAPLDLPLHWPTPANVRFRRELRVIDTVVGRIIAERRACPGEKPADLLSMLMDARDESAAPGSEAGMTNEQLRDEVMTMFLAGHETTANALAWTFYCLSKHPSAQRQLTEELDLVLNGRTPALDDVPKLAFTQMVIKESMRLYPPAWAASRRAIDDDALCGYRVPAGDIVFFSPYATHRHPDFWENPEGFDPFRFTPEQEAKRPKFAFLPFGGGPRICIGNAFAMLEVTLVLATLAQRFQLDLVPGTKVEPEPQITLRPRHGLPMTLRRRERVAGA
- the tatB gene encoding Sec-independent protein translocase protein TatB, giving the protein MFGLSFGELVVLIVVAVVVIGPRDLPKMLGKLGRFAGKMRRMAADLRHQSGIDEVLRAEGIQENIQEIRKLARGELDQLTEAARMPERPFGPDPDPAVAASSAASTSSSLSGSTNAAGGYAPTPYGGHTSYGGEDDIDYVGARNREYPREGADSGNAMPDTAFMYTEPLRPSPLASDPLYMTGDPHGVIPAPPPPPVDPAYPEESTDLQESHEPGEAREPHEPVEVREPRDLGAP
- a CDS encoding radical SAM protein; this translates as MLALQGATPVALAEAFAISLAEARKIVSAVHRQKDLREPLAEVRRVSLDRVRAGGHVPELTLVREEASQLDPFRKLLFRAAQTGRAGSAVDDGPGELFETVRIPLERAGRFSVCVSSQIGCALACAFCATGRLGLRRNLEIWEIVEQVRWVRRGLRAGERVHGVVFQGMGEPLANLDRVIEAIRVLCDPSAQAIDARAITVCTSGLPSGIRRLARELPKVRLGLSLGSAITEVRRNLMPIDDTFSLDAVLDAAVEHAQTTGLSPMWAMTLLQGINDGEAHAHALADRALDFAKRAGVRPRLSILAYNQIDTEADPFVRTSLDREEQFRETMRQRGVFTHKRYSGGSDVAAACGQLAARM
- the tatC gene encoding twin-arginine translocase subunit TatC, coding for MSEAEIRGQNETIPSGITNSTSSSGGSSEGDPLPESDVKMTIWEHLGELRTRVFRAAIGLFVCTAACWGFREKILAWLVKPYEAQWIARKFPGVPELQTLGPADVFVGYMQLSLVGGAIFSAPVIFYQLWAFISPGLYSREKRFIVPFVVFSTGLFLSGVFFGYYVAFPFTFSYFFSLLGQVSDAGMVLTQRPTLELYLDFATTMLLAFGFVFELPLFISFLAIAGLVTPTQLVKFSRWAILLSFIVGGVVTPGPEISSQLAVSLALIVLYFVSVVIAFFVAPKKRPDDDDSKAAST